A stretch of the Planctomycetota bacterium genome encodes the following:
- a CDS encoding HPF/RaiA family ribosome-associated protein has product MHVEISYANVESSDALERHVHEQLEAAIGRFGDKLTRVEVHLADENSSQKAGGDDKRCTLEARPRGRDPITVEARADDYYPAVRDAAGKLRRALASRLERD; this is encoded by the coding sequence ATGCACGTCGAGATCAGCTACGCCAACGTCGAGTCGTCGGACGCCCTGGAGCGGCACGTGCACGAGCAGCTCGAGGCCGCCATCGGCCGCTTCGGCGACAAGCTCACGCGGGTCGAGGTCCACCTGGCCGACGAGAACAGCAGCCAGAAGGCCGGCGGCGACGACAAGCGGTGCACGCTCGAGGCGCGGCCTCGGGGGCGGGACCCGATCACCGTCGAGGCCCGGGCCGACGACTACTACCCGGCCGTCCGGGACGCGGCCGGCAAGCTGCGGCGGGCGCTCGCGAGCCGGCTGGAGCGGGACTAG
- a CDS encoding CPBP family intramembrane glutamic endopeptidase, with translation MDDDGSPAQYPVPHPPPDPEPRPAEAEPDLLPDTPAPLLRAWLWLEMGFLYAFLPGLIAAVMNPSDRFDGLFRAVGLDLLADPPIPPGSVLMPMLLITGALLGLWLALDKRFPSKQLWNWRAFRADARRIFGLFAIGAVIMLSAAYLLSTLTDVMTITGRDGREIDAFLRLPREAPFILIAIAVFYPWLSAYPQEITHRAFFFHRYRRIIPDIRVLFVLNVLAFVWLHAMFWHWMAFAVTLPGGILFAWTYVRTKSTLAAGMEHAIYGWWLFFTGMGWFVFTGSVGSG, from the coding sequence ATGGATGATGACGGCTCCCCTGCACAATACCCGGTCCCGCACCCGCCGCCGGATCCCGAGCCCCGGCCCGCCGAGGCTGAGCCCGACCTGCTGCCCGATACCCCCGCGCCGCTGCTCCGGGCGTGGCTCTGGCTGGAGATGGGCTTCCTCTATGCCTTCCTGCCCGGGCTCATCGCGGCCGTCATGAACCCCAGCGATCGCTTCGATGGGCTGTTCCGGGCGGTCGGCCTGGACCTCCTCGCCGACCCGCCGATCCCGCCGGGTTCGGTGCTCATGCCGATGCTGCTGATCACCGGGGCGCTGCTCGGGCTGTGGCTCGCGCTCGACAAGCGGTTCCCGTCGAAGCAACTGTGGAACTGGCGGGCCTTCCGTGCCGACGCGCGACGCATCTTCGGCTTGTTCGCCATCGGCGCGGTGATCATGCTCTCGGCGGCCTACCTGCTTTCAACGCTGACCGACGTGATGACCATCACCGGGCGCGACGGACGCGAGATCGACGCCTTCCTCCGGCTGCCCCGCGAGGCCCCGTTCATCCTGATCGCCATCGCGGTCTTCTACCCATGGCTGAGCGCCTACCCGCAGGAGATCACGCACCGCGCCTTCTTCTTCCATCGCTACCGGCGGATCATCCCCGACATCCGCGTGCTGTTCGTGCTCAACGTGCTGGCCTTCGTGTGGCTGCACGCGATGTTCTGGCACTGGATGGCCTTCGCCGTGACCCTGCCGGGCGGCATCCTGTTCGCATGGACCTACGTCCGCACGAAGTCCACGCTGGCCGCCGGCATGGAGCACGCCATCTACGGCTGGTGGCTGTTCTTCACGGGCATGGGCTGGTTCGTGTTCACGGGGAGCGTCGGGAGCGGCTAG
- a CDS encoding HIT family protein has protein sequence MADTIFDKILAGEIPCHRVYEDGHVLAFLDVAPLSRGHTLVIPKERAATMDALGDESAAALGRVLPRICRAVLRATGATAYNLLQNNGADAHQAVFHLHVHIIPRYADKGAGGEPGAGLGIRWPAGELADGEALAGEIRAVLDSASA, from the coding sequence ATGGCCGACACAATCTTCGACAAGATCCTCGCCGGCGAGATCCCGTGCCATCGGGTGTATGAAGATGGGCACGTGCTGGCGTTCCTGGATGTCGCGCCGCTCAGCCGGGGGCACACGCTGGTCATTCCGAAGGAGCGGGCGGCCACGATGGACGCGCTCGGCGACGAGTCGGCGGCGGCGCTCGGGCGGGTGCTGCCGCGGATCTGCCGGGCGGTGCTGCGGGCGACGGGCGCGACAGCGTACAACCTGTTGCAGAACAACGGGGCGGACGCGCACCAGGCGGTGTTCCACCTGCACGTCCACATCATCCCGCGGTATGCGGACAAGGGCGCGGGCGGCGAGCCGGGGGCCGGCCTGGGGATCCGCTGGCCGGCGGGCGAGTTGGCTGATGGCGAGGCGCTCGCGGGCGAGATCCGGGCCGTGCTAGACAGTGCATCGGCGTGA
- a CDS encoding DinB family protein, whose amino-acid sequence MTSIGLDLLLDSLRYDRTATLELAASVPEPHCGTRAGGVGQTPAWIVAHLHLADSRQGLRYGVEPVCDLDGLMRDVGPASDLDRAADAVRTHFGDWAGAIRASTESHARLLAAIAAAPEELLLGPHPAEEVREWFPTLAHNLVYAVWHEGNHGGQLRAWMHAARAAGLLPAAG is encoded by the coding sequence GTGACCTCGATCGGGCTCGATCTGCTGCTCGATTCACTCCGGTACGACCGGACCGCCACGCTCGAACTGGCGGCGAGCGTGCCCGAGCCGCACTGCGGCACGCGGGCCGGCGGCGTGGGCCAGACGCCGGCGTGGATCGTCGCCCACTTGCACCTGGCCGACAGCCGCCAGGGCCTGCGGTATGGGGTCGAGCCGGTGTGCGATCTCGATGGCCTGATGCGTGACGTCGGTCCGGCGTCCGACCTCGATCGCGCCGCGGATGCGGTCCGGACGCACTTCGGCGATTGGGCCGGGGCGATTCGTGCCTCGACGGAATCGCACGCCCGATTGCTGGCGGCGATCGCGGCCGCCCCCGAGGAGCTGCTGCTGGGGCCGCACCCGGCCGAGGAGGTCCGCGAGTGGTTCCCGACGCTCGCGCACAACCTGGTGTACGCGGTGTGGCACGAGGGCAACCACGGCGGGCAGCTGCGGGCGTGGATGCACGCGGCTCGGGCGGCGGGGTTGCTGCCCGCCGCGGGCTAG
- the atpD gene encoding F0F1 ATP synthase subunit beta, which yields MAQGTITQVIGSTFDAQFAESDLPDIYNAVTVDAETPAGPVQLTGEVQQHLGGGRVRCVALGGTDGLRRSMACEDTGQPVTVPVGEGVLGRVFNLLGNPIDNKPTPEGVGRKPIHRGSPEFTQLNPNTEILPTGIKVIDLLCPFVRGGKIGLFGGAGVGKTVIIQEMIARVAREFGGYSVFCGVGERTREGNDLWLEMGEAEYTDENGNTAKVLDKVAMVFGQMNEPPGARLRVALSGLTMAEEFRDASGKETMIFVDNIFRFTQAGSEVSALLGRMPSAVGYQPTLSTEMGELQERITSTSSGAITSVQAIYVPADDLTDPAPATAFAHLDAFVVLERSIAEKGIFPAVDPLASTSTILDRAILGDRHYNVSQQVQRILQRYKDLQDIIAILGVDELSEEDKLIVSRARKIERFLSQPFYVAEVFTGFPGVYTSLEDTIDSFERLVAGEGDDLPESAFMYVGTLDDARAKAEKMAAG from the coding sequence ATGGCGCAGGGCACCATCACGCAGGTCATCGGCTCGACGTTCGACGCGCAGTTCGCCGAGAGCGACCTGCCGGACATCTACAACGCCGTCACCGTCGATGCCGAGACGCCGGCGGGCCCGGTGCAGCTGACCGGCGAGGTGCAGCAGCACCTGGGCGGCGGCCGCGTCCGCTGCGTGGCGCTGGGCGGCACCGATGGCCTTCGGCGTTCGATGGCGTGCGAGGACACGGGCCAGCCCGTGACCGTGCCGGTGGGCGAGGGCGTGCTGGGCCGGGTGTTCAACCTGCTGGGCAACCCCATCGACAACAAGCCCACGCCCGAGGGCGTGGGCCGCAAGCCCATCCACCGCGGCTCGCCCGAGTTCACGCAGCTCAACCCCAACACCGAGATCCTGCCCACGGGCATCAAGGTCATCGACCTGCTCTGCCCGTTCGTGCGCGGCGGCAAGATCGGGCTGTTCGGCGGCGCCGGCGTGGGCAAGACGGTGATCATCCAGGAGATGATCGCCCGCGTGGCCCGCGAGTTCGGCGGCTACTCCGTGTTCTGCGGCGTGGGCGAGCGGACGCGCGAGGGCAACGATCTTTGGCTCGAGATGGGCGAGGCCGAGTACACCGACGAGAACGGCAACACCGCCAAGGTGCTCGACAAGGTGGCGATGGTGTTCGGCCAGATGAACGAGCCCCCCGGCGCTCGCCTCCGCGTGGCGTTGTCGGGCCTGACGATGGCCGAGGAATTCCGCGACGCCTCCGGCAAGGAGACGATGATCTTCGTGGACAACATCTTCCGGTTCACGCAGGCCGGCTCGGAGGTGTCCGCGTTGCTGGGCCGCATGCCGTCGGCCGTGGGCTACCAGCCGACGCTGTCGACCGAGATGGGCGAGTTGCAGGAGCGGATCACCTCGACCAGCAGCGGCGCCATCACGTCGGTGCAGGCCATCTACGTGCCGGCCGACGACCTGACCGACCCGGCGCCGGCGACGGCCTTCGCCCACCTCGACGCGTTCGTGGTGCTCGAGCGCTCGATCGCCGAGAAGGGCATCTTCCCGGCCGTCGACCCGCTGGCGTCGACCTCGACGATCCTCGATCGCGCGATCCTGGGCGATCGCCACTACAACGTGAGCCAGCAGGTGCAGCGGATCCTGCAGCGGTACAAGGACCTGCAGGACATCATCGCCATCCTCGGCGTCGATGAGCTGAGCGAGGAGGACAAGCTCATCGTGAGCCGCGCCCGCAAGATCGAGCGCTTCCTTAGCCAGCCGTTCTACGTGGCCGAGGTGTTCACGGGCTTCCCGGGCGTGTACACCAGTCTCGAGGACACGATCGACAGCTTCGAGCGGCTGGTGGCGGGCGAGGGCGACGACCTGCCCGAATCGGCCTTCATGTACGTCGGCACGCTGGATGACGCCAGGGCCAAGGCGGAGAAGATGGCGGCGGGCTGA
- a CDS encoding histidine ammonia-lyase, producing MADALKLTGGPLAPSDVLAVARGSRLVAVAPAVRDRLIATRAKLDDLIAAGGAHYGINTGFGSLSRTRIEPDKLRELQANLIRSHAAGVGEPLPADVVRGMLLLLAASLCRGHSGVRPIVAETICGWLNAGLTPRVPGLGSVGASGDLAPLAHAVLAMMGEGETLDGRTPGDAGVEALVLEAKEGLALINGTHLMAARACLLLADFERLTNSALVATAMSIDAFRATDAYLDERGHAARNQPGGIDVAARLRDLIGGSAILESHRTDDPRVQDPYSFRCSPYVLGAAVDTARYVRDATVREIGAVTDNPLLFDRGDGLDVVSAGNFHGMPVALPLDALAVAVAHVAGIAERRVFAILAARDPETHLLPYLSHGPGLHSGLMIAQYTAAALVNELVQLSQPASPINLPTSAGIEDYNSFGPRSAAKAARGIELAERVVAIELVCAAEGLEFHRPLRSGRGVEAAHERIRRVVPPFAEDRSPAPSIEAVADLVRADAFGDLVAGGPLVVARE from the coding sequence ATGGCCGACGCACTCAAGCTCACCGGCGGTCCCCTCGCCCCATCCGACGTGCTCGCCGTCGCCCGGGGTTCGCGTTTGGTCGCGGTCGCCCCCGCGGTCCGCGATCGACTGATCGCCACGCGGGCGAAGCTGGACGACCTGATCGCCGCGGGAGGCGCCCACTACGGCATCAACACGGGCTTCGGCTCGCTGTCCCGGACGCGCATCGAGCCCGACAAGCTCCGGGAACTGCAGGCCAACCTGATCCGCTCGCACGCGGCGGGCGTGGGCGAGCCGCTGCCCGCCGATGTCGTCCGCGGCATGCTGCTGCTGCTGGCGGCGTCGCTGTGCCGGGGGCACTCGGGCGTGCGGCCGATCGTCGCCGAGACGATCTGTGGCTGGCTGAACGCCGGCCTGACGCCGCGGGTGCCCGGGCTGGGTTCGGTCGGCGCCAGCGGTGATCTCGCGCCGCTCGCCCACGCGGTGCTCGCGATGATGGGCGAGGGCGAGACGCTCGACGGGCGGACGCCGGGGGACGCGGGGGTCGAGGCGCTGGTGCTCGAGGCCAAGGAGGGGCTCGCGCTCATCAACGGCACGCACCTGATGGCGGCCCGTGCGTGCCTGCTGCTGGCCGACTTCGAGCGGCTGACGAACTCGGCGCTCGTGGCCACCGCGATGTCGATCGACGCCTTCCGGGCCACCGACGCCTACCTCGACGAGCGGGGCCACGCCGCCCGCAACCAGCCGGGGGGCATCGACGTCGCCGCCCGGCTGCGGGACCTCATCGGCGGCAGCGCCATCCTCGAGAGCCACCGCACCGACGATCCGCGGGTGCAGGACCCCTACTCGTTCCGCTGCTCCCCGTACGTGCTGGGGGCCGCGGTCGACACCGCAAGGTACGTCCGCGACGCGACGGTGCGCGAGATCGGGGCGGTCACCGACAACCCGCTGCTGTTCGATCGTGGGGATGGGCTGGACGTCGTGAGCGCCGGCAACTTCCACGGCATGCCCGTCGCGCTGCCGCTGGATGCGCTGGCGGTGGCCGTCGCGCACGTCGCGGGCATCGCCGAGCGGCGGGTGTTCGCCATCCTGGCCGCCCGGGACCCCGAGACGCACCTGCTTCCCTACCTCAGCCACGGCCCCGGGCTGCACAGCGGGCTGATGATCGCCCAGTACACGGCGGCCGCCCTCGTCAACGAGTTGGTGCAGCTGTCCCAGCCGGCGAGCCCCATCAACCTGCCCACGAGCGCGGGCATCGAGGACTACAACAGCTTCGGCCCGCGGTCGGCGGCCAAGGCTGCGCGAGGCATCGAGTTGGCCGAGCGGGTGGTCGCCATCGAGCTGGTGTGCGCGGCCGAGGGGCTGGAGTTCCATCGCCCGCTGCGGTCGGGGCGGGGCGTCGAGGCGGCGCACGAGCGGATCCGGCGGGTGGTCCCGCCCTTTGCGGAAGACCGTTCGCCCGCGCCGTCGATCGAGGCGGTGGCCGACCTGGTGCGTGCGGACGCCTTCGGGGATCTGGTCGCGGGCGGGCCGCTGGTGGTCGCTCGCGAATAA
- the hutU gene encoding urocanate hydratase: protein MTAVKSSAASTPAAARTVRAPRGPEKTCRTWQAEAALRMLMNNLDPEVAERPEDLVVYGGRGRAARSWEAFDAIVATLRRLAPDETLLVQSGKPVGVVRTHSDAPRVLIANSNLVPHWATQAHFDELERKGLMMFGQMTAGSWIYIGTQGILQGTFETFAQCGRDRFGGSLAGRLCVTAGCGGMGGAQPLAITLAGGTCLIADTDRTRLERRAHDGYLDEVAGGLDEAIDRSVECAGRQEAVSVGVEANAVELLERLLVRDVRVDVLTDQTSAHDPLEGYVPIEYTHREAIEARKADPAGYQKLSLASMARHVRAMLALQARGTVTFDYGNNIRQRALDEGVADAFGFPGFVPAYIRPQFCLGRGPFRWVALSGDPVDIFKTDRALLEAFPREAGGYNERLHQWLLGCHANPGALLAGDFDACAPRFGWQGLPARICWFGLGERDKAGAIFNDMVARGEVSAPIVIGRDHLDCGSVASPNRETEAMKDGTDAVSDWAILNFAVNVASGASWTSFHHGGGVGIGFSQHAGQVVVADGTPEAAERVRRVLTNDPMMGVFRHADAGYDEALACASKQGVDIPGSE, encoded by the coding sequence ATGACCGCCGTCAAGTCCTCCGCTGCCAGCACCCCCGCCGCCGCCCGCACCGTTCGCGCCCCGCGTGGCCCCGAGAAGACCTGCCGGACCTGGCAGGCCGAGGCCGCGCTGCGGATGCTGATGAACAACCTCGACCCGGAGGTGGCCGAGCGGCCCGAGGATCTCGTCGTGTACGGCGGGCGGGGCAGGGCCGCCCGGAGCTGGGAGGCCTTCGATGCGATCGTGGCCACGCTGCGGCGGCTGGCGCCCGACGAGACGCTGCTCGTGCAATCGGGCAAGCCCGTGGGCGTGGTCCGGACGCACTCCGACGCGCCGCGGGTGCTCATCGCCAACAGCAATCTGGTGCCCCACTGGGCCACGCAGGCGCACTTCGACGAACTGGAGCGAAAGGGCCTGATGATGTTCGGCCAGATGACGGCCGGCTCGTGGATCTACATCGGCACGCAGGGCATCCTGCAGGGCACCTTCGAGACCTTCGCCCAGTGCGGCCGCGATCGCTTCGGCGGGTCGCTCGCCGGCCGGCTGTGCGTGACGGCTGGCTGCGGGGGCATGGGCGGCGCCCAGCCGCTCGCGATCACGCTCGCGGGGGGCACCTGCCTGATCGCCGACACCGATCGGACCCGTCTCGAGCGCCGCGCGCACGACGGGTATCTCGACGAGGTGGCCGGCGGACTGGATGAGGCCATCGATCGGTCCGTCGAGTGCGCGGGCCGCCAGGAGGCGGTCAGCGTCGGCGTCGAAGCCAACGCGGTCGAGTTGCTCGAGCGGCTGCTGGTGCGCGACGTGCGGGTGGACGTGCTGACCGACCAGACGAGCGCGCACGATCCGCTCGAGGGCTACGTCCCGATCGAGTACACGCATCGCGAGGCCATCGAGGCTCGCAAGGCCGACCCCGCTGGGTATCAGAAGCTGAGCCTGGCGAGCATGGCGCGGCACGTGCGCGCGATGCTGGCGCTGCAGGCCCGCGGCACGGTGACCTTTGACTACGGCAACAACATCCGCCAGCGGGCGCTCGACGAGGGTGTCGCGGACGCCTTCGGATTCCCGGGATTCGTGCCGGCCTACATCCGCCCGCAGTTCTGCCTGGGGCGGGGGCCGTTCCGGTGGGTGGCGCTCTCGGGGGACCCCGTGGACATCTTCAAGACCGACCGGGCGCTGCTGGAGGCTTTCCCGAGGGAGGCCGGCGGCTACAACGAGCGGCTGCACCAGTGGCTGCTTGGCTGCCACGCCAACCCCGGCGCCCTGCTCGCGGGCGACTTCGATGCCTGCGCCCCGCGCTTCGGCTGGCAGGGGCTGCCCGCCCGCATCTGCTGGTTCGGGCTGGGCGAGCGCGATAAGGCCGGCGCGATCTTCAACGACATGGTGGCGCGGGGCGAGGTGTCGGCGCCCATCGTTATCGGGCGGGACCACCTGGATTGCGGCAGCGTGGCGAGCCCCAACCGCGAGACCGAGGCCATGAAGGACGGCACCGACGCCGTCAGCGATTGGGCGATCCTGAACTTCGCGGTGAACGTCGCCAGCGGTGCGAGCTGGACGAGCTTCCACCACGGCGGCGGCGTGGGCATCGGCTTCAGCCAGCACGCCGGGCAGGTGGTCGTCGCGGACGGGACGCCCGAGGCGGCCGAGCGGGTCCGCCGGGTCCTCACCAACGACCCGATGATGGGCGTGTTCCGCCACGCCGACGCTGGCTACGACGAGGCGCTGGCCTGCGCGAGCAAGCAGGGCGTGGACATCCCAGGATCCGAGTAG
- a CDS encoding NAD-dependent deacylase, translating into MDGSTIESVASLLAAARRPCVLTGAGVSAESGIDTFRQPQTGLWARYDPMELAHIDALERDPETVTRWYHWRFSRCADAQPNPGHRALAALQRAKRAEGGDVSILTQNIDGLHARAGARDVVELHGSILRWRCSSTGAERSIEEVDFSAFPPRSEAGGVLRPCIVLFGEMLPAAAIEAADAAVAACDVFLSIGTSAVVYPAAGYIESAVARGVPSIEINPEATPLSGLVTHALRGSSGEVLPALLGEIGIDAEAGPR; encoded by the coding sequence ATGGACGGCTCGACGATCGAGAGCGTTGCATCGCTGCTGGCGGCCGCCCGCCGCCCGTGCGTGCTGACCGGCGCGGGCGTGTCCGCCGAGAGCGGCATCGATACGTTCCGGCAGCCCCAGACCGGCCTGTGGGCCCGCTACGACCCCATGGAGCTGGCCCACATCGATGCGCTCGAGCGCGACCCCGAGACGGTCACGCGGTGGTACCACTGGCGGTTCTCGCGGTGCGCCGACGCCCAGCCTAACCCGGGCCATCGGGCACTCGCGGCGCTGCAGCGGGCCAAGCGGGCCGAGGGCGGGGACGTCTCCATCCTCACCCAGAACATCGACGGCCTGCATGCCCGCGCGGGCGCTCGCGACGTCGTGGAACTGCACGGCTCCATCCTACGGTGGCGGTGCTCGAGCACGGGCGCGGAGCGATCCATCGAGGAGGTCGACTTCTCGGCATTCCCGCCGCGGTCCGAGGCGGGCGGCGTGCTCCGGCCGTGCATCGTGCTGTTCGGCGAGATGCTGCCGGCGGCGGCGATCGAGGCAGCGGACGCGGCGGTGGCGGCCTGCGATGTGTTCCTCTCGATCGGCACGAGCGCCGTGGTGTACCCCGCGGCGGGCTACATCGAGTCAGCCGTCGCGCGAGGCGTCCCTAGCATCGAGATCAATCCCGAGGCGACACCGCTGAGTGGCCTGGTGACCCACGCCCTGCGGGGGTCGTCGGGCGAAGTCCTGCCCGCGCTGCTCGGCGAGATCGGGATCGACGCCGAGGCCGGCCCACGCTAG